The Chlorocebus sabaeus isolate Y175 chromosome 1, mChlSab1.0.hap1, whole genome shotgun sequence genome includes a region encoding these proteins:
- the LOC140712138 gene encoding LOW QUALITY PROTEIN: Wilms tumor protein-like (The sequence of the model RefSeq protein was modified relative to this genomic sequence to represent the inferred CDS: inserted 2 bases in 1 codon), translating to RQRPHPGALCNPTACPLPPXPALPLTYSFTHPPRAGTAAQTPGPRRLLAAILDFLLLQESASTCAPEPASQHTLRSGPGCLPQPEQQGVRDQGGIWAKLGAAEASGERLQGRRSRRASGSEPHQMGSDVRDLNALLPAVPSLGGGGGCALPVSGAAQWAPVLDFAPPGASAYGSLGGPAPPPAPPPPPPPPPHSFIKQEPSWGGAEPHEEQCLSAFTVHFSGQFTGTAGACRYGPFGPPPPSQASTGQARMFPNAPYLPSCLESQPAIRNQGYSTVTFDGTPSYGHTPSHHAAQFPNHSFKHEDPMGQQGSLGEQQYSVPPPVYGCHTPTDSCTGSQALLLRTPYSSDNLYQMTSQLECMTWNQMNLGATLKG from the exons AGGCAGCGCCCACACCCGGGGGCTCTCTGCAACCCTACCGCCTGTCCGCTCCCCCC TCCCGCCCTCCCTCTCACCTactcattcacccacccacccagagcCGGGACGGCAGCCCAGACACCCGGGCCCCGCCGTCTCCTCGCCGCGATCCTGGACTTCCTCTTGCTGCAGGAGTCGGCTTCCACGTGTGCCCCGGAGCCGGCGTCTCAGCACACGCTCCGCTCCGGGCCTGGGTGCCTACCGCAGCCAGAGCAGCAGGGAGTCCGGGACCAGGGCGGTATCTGGGCCAAGTTAGGCGCGGCCGAGGCCAGCGGTGAACGTCTCCAGGGCCGGAGGAGCCGCCGGGCGTCCGGGTCTGAGCCGCACCAAATGGGCTCCGACGTGCGGGACCTGAACGCGCTGCTGCCGGCCGTCCCCTCGCTGGGTGGCGGTGGCGGCTGCGCCCTGCCTGTGAGCGGCGCCGCGCAGTGGGCGCCAGTGCTGGACTTTGCGCCCCCCGGCGCTTCGGCTTACGGGTCGCTGGGCGGCCCCGCGCCGCCCCCggctccgccgccgccgccgccgccgccgcctcacTCTTTCATCAAACAGGAGCCGAGCTGGGGCGGCGCGGAGCCGCACGAGGAGCAGTGCCTGAGCGCCTTCACTGTCCACTTTTCCGGCCAGTTCACTGGCACAGCCGGAGCCTGTCGTTACGGGCCCTTCGGTCCTCCTCCGCCCAGCCAGGCGTCAACCGGCCAGGCCAGGATGTTTCCTAACGCGCCCTACCTGCCCAGTTGCCTGGAGAGCCAGCCCGCTATTCGCAATCAGG GTTACAGCACGGTCACCTTCGACGGGACGCCCAGCTACGGTCACACGCCCTCACACCACGCGGCGCAGTTCCCCAACCACTCCTTCAAGCATGAGGATCCCATGGGCCAGCAGGGCTCTCTGG GTGAGCAGCAGTACTCGGTGCCGCCCCCGGTCTACGGCTGCCACACCCCCACCGACAGCTGCACCGGCAGCCAGGCTTTGCTGCTGAGGACGCCCTACAGCAG